A stretch of DNA from Solea solea chromosome 20, fSolSol10.1, whole genome shotgun sequence:
TATTATTAGCCTGATTTTCTCCAACAATAGTGTGTAGTGTGATTTATGCTATGATTTGTACCAGACCAGACATAAATTGGATTGTAAACAGATTATCACAGACGTTAGCAAATCCAAAGGCAGAACATTTGATCGCCGCTAAACATGTCTTAAGATACTTAAAAGGTACTTGTGAACATGAGTTGAGTTTTCAGAAGAGTGAGGAGGATTTGGGGCTGAGAGCattagacagatagacagacagatagatagactgGCAGGTACCATGTGGTTGAGGAATGCTGTGGGCCAACATCGCTGCTGTGAGGTACAGGTGCGTCACAGCAggtttgtctgtgtttctctgcgTTAAAGGGGGACTGATTAGATGAAATGGGAAGAACAGGTAAAAGAGCACTTGAGTGGGAGTGTAAGCCCTGTgacttgtttcattttcacaccGAGGACAAATAAGGGAgggcaaacacagaacagagaAACAATTCTTTGTCTGcttgatttaaattgtttttatttctttaattgattttttaaaattgattttgtttcaaTTTCCAATGTACATACTTGCATCCGTAAAGCACTATCAATTGCCTTGTGTACAAATAAACGTGCTTGCCTTGCGAGCACCACCCACATTCTATCTTTGTAAGAGAGAAACTGTAACCTTTGCCTTGAACAGAGGAACTCTTGTTTGCCTCAGTTCTTCACTGAGACCCATCTTAGACAAACTTAACTAAGTAAATACCCCTTGAAAgattcatttcatattcatatttattcataatttcACCAACCCAAAAATATAAATCGAGAAAGTGGGATAGAAATATATTCCTCTGTGGTTCATATGTACAATTGTCTTCATAACCTTAAATTGTAACCTAAAGGTGAATCTAGCAACTGCAAAGCTTTGTGTAAAGGTATctaaacattttaatgaaggtggttaaaaatacaaactttcaaacctCAGAACATTCtcttttagttaaaaaaaaaactaacttatGCTTATGATTCTTTAGGAGAATCATAGGCTAACGTTCTTTGAACATTCTGTGTTAGTCGAGTatgtgatgataaaaaaaaaaacaaaaactgttgaATATGCCCTAAGAATTGGTGAAAACACTGATGGGTTTGAATGTAAAGAAAATATACTGCCATACACTCAGTACACAAGTCTTGAAATGGAGAGCCAGAAGAGTAAGATagttaattagtttttattccaagaaagagagaaagtgatTATGGCAACCTGTTAATGGCAACTCCAATGGGAAATATATCTTCAACGAGCAGGTGGTATTTTTCATTACAGTCAGACTGGCTTAGCTGATGATGAATGTTATTTAAATGGTTGATGGCATTTTCCTATTCAAACATACTAATATGTACACCAATAATGCATCAATGTAGTTTGTATACACAACGAGTCAAAGCCTCTCTGCAGCAGGACCACCACAGACTCCAGTGTCACTGGGACACCCACTTGTACAGATCCCGAACCACTCTATACTCATTGCTGAAGCCAATATGACGACAGGCCTGACAGACAGCAAGTGTAAACTTATGCTGCTCGTCAGTAAAATGACGCCTGAGAGTATAGAATCGGTGCCAAGTAAAGTACTTTTCATAAGCCTCTTTATCGTCGTCCAATTTGAGGAGGAATTCAGCCAGAGCAAAAGCATCAGGAAAGTCTTTTACGTGTATGAAGGAAGTACCAGGGACAAATTTCTCATAGTTTTTTCTTGGTGGGCCCAGAACTATTGGTACAGTTCCAACAGCGAGCGGACCATAGAatgtttctgtgatgtaatCTCTGTGATTTGATTcctcaaaagaaagaaagaacttgCAGGTACTAATAGTTTGAAAATAGTTTTCCCCCTTCACGTTGTCAGCTGAGATGTCAAACACATCCACCTTCATGTGTTTTATAACCTCGTTGTAGTAGTTGAAACGCTCCACAGATGTCGTGTTGAGGTCATTGCTGTTAACAATCCAACAAAGCACTCGTTCTTTCTTTGGTGGAACAAAATCTGGGCCTGGGTTCTTCTTGACAGTTAGGTGCCAGCGAACAGGAATGTCTGCATCCTTCCTGTAGCTGGAGGTTAAATTAAAAAGGGCTTCGATGCCAGCGATCTTGCGCGTGTTTGGGGGCGTGTCCATGCTCAACCAGATCCACCTTTGAAATTTGGGTCTTGGTGTGGTGGGAAGGTTGGACAGGTCATCTTTGATATCATTGTGATGTATCAGAACTGCATGAGCTTTGGAGTATAAAGATCTATCATCTGTGAGTTCACAGTGATCCATTTCTAAAACATTCTTACAGTCCTTCAAATCAAACTTTTTGCTTTCAGGCCAAAACCAGAGCAGCACAAGAGGCTTTTTGGTCTTTGGCCGATTTGTGGCCACTGACTGTTTTTGAACAGCAGCTGGTTTGGGGTCAGGATGACATTTTGGAACTGGAAAAGACCTGTAGTACATTGTAAATAGGATGATGACTCCAGCCAGCAGCACGACCACGATGGACAGGGGTCGTAAAGTAGAACTTGGAGTGGAAGCCATCCTAAATctgcaaagaaagaagaagcccTTACTACTGGCAACACATTTCCTCATGGTATAAATGTCACAAAGGTTATAAACACAGTTAATGTCAACGGACTGTTAAAAGTTACAGTGTAATTAATGCTGCATTCAACCAAATGGATAGTCATTATGAGGAGTTTGGACCACTTAAAGAGGACTGCAGTGGCAAACTTAATTTACTCACTCAATTCCAAAGCCACCAGttatgtgagttttttttttccacatttatttccacttgccccGTACTTCCAAGTTACATTTCCTTCCACATGCGTCTAAGCTGCTTTAGGATCAACAACATGAAATATTCCCTAGATGTTCCAGGTTGTTCCAGtaacaaaacaacactaaacactaaaaaaCCAAAGGGTTTTAATATCAACATGTCCATGGTACCTTTTATCTAAATAATATCAAAGGTCCACAAAACCACATTCCTTTCCTTGCAAGACTATTTAAACAAAGGCTTACTGTTTACTACGATCATTTAAACTAACACTAATCTAAAGTAACTCAATACCCTGTTACTTTATCTGTGGTTGGTAACGATCACTGTGGAAACTATACAAATGAATGTCAGTATCATTAATGTCCGGGTTTCATGTTGCCTTGTCTGTCCACTCCCCATCCCCCTGTCACATCGTCAGaaaaccaatcaatcaatcaataaataagaataaaaataagaatggTCCACAAAGTACAGAGCAGTAATTAAAACCATGATTTAACTTTACAAAAGTGAATTATTGTCTCACCGTTGTATAAGCTGTGCCTCTTCTGTGACTGTGAGCACAACTTTGAggaagaagacacacacacacacacacacacacctgagtaaAACTGAGTAATATTTGCCATAGAACTCGTGGTTGAATCCGATCCCATGGATCG
This window harbors:
- the LOC131446905 gene encoding 4-galactosyl-N-acetylglucosaminide 3-alpha-L-fucosyltransferase 9-like, which translates into the protein MASTPSSTLRPLSIVVVLLAGVIILFTMYYRSFPVPKCHPDPKPAAVQKQSVATNRPKTKKPLVLLWFWPESKKFDLKDCKNVLEMDHCELTDDRSLYSKAHAVLIHHNDIKDDLSNLPTTPRPKFQRWIWLSMDTPPNTRKIAGIEALFNLTSSYRKDADIPVRWHLTVKKNPGPDFVPPKKERVLCWIVNSNDLNTTSVERFNYYNEVIKHMKVDVFDISADNVKGENYFQTISTCKFFLSFEESNHRDYITETFYGPLAVGTVPIVLGPPRKNYEKFVPGTSFIHVKDFPDAFALAEFLLKLDDDKEAYEKYFTWHRFYTLRRHFTDEQHKFTLAVCQACRHIGFSNEYRVVRDLYKWVSQ